The following are from one region of the Microbacterium sp. BK668 genome:
- a CDS encoding sugar ABC transporter ATP-binding protein, which produces MIEPIAIVEVRDASITFPGVKALDEVSFRLLPGEVHTLMGENGAGKSTLIKALTGVYQIDSGEIVVNGEVRSFSGTASAQAAGISTVYQEVNLCTNLTIGENVMLGHEVRGIGGVNWRKTHALAREALARMGLGDLDPRAPLSSISLAMQQLVAISRAMVTDSKVLILDEPTSSLDANEVEVLFSVIRRLRDQGVAILFVSHFLDQVYAISDRITVLRNGRFVGEYLTRDLDRTQLISKMIGKDFESLRALGSNRQTEVRDRTQTPIFAAEGLGRKGSIEPTDVEVHAGEVVGFAGLLGAGRTELARLIAGADKADSGSVEVRGKKVALNSPVTGLAHGIAYSTENRREDGIVGDLSIRENIMLAVQARRGWFRRVPAREVDQLVSTYMERFSVRPNDPSRPIRLLSGGNQQKVLLGRWLATNPELLLLDEPTRGIDVGAKADIQETVAELAEGGMGVVFISSELEEVVRLSERIVILKDHQKVGEVVNGPEVTAESIVSVIATESGAKAEAQADVLAEEVADGEDGVRNEGNAS; this is translated from the coding sequence ATGATTGAACCGATCGCGATCGTCGAGGTCCGCGACGCGTCCATCACATTCCCGGGCGTCAAGGCACTCGACGAGGTCAGCTTCCGGCTTCTCCCGGGCGAGGTCCACACCCTGATGGGTGAGAACGGCGCGGGAAAGTCCACGCTCATCAAGGCGCTGACCGGTGTCTACCAGATCGACTCCGGCGAGATCGTCGTGAACGGCGAAGTGCGCAGCTTCTCCGGCACCGCGTCCGCGCAGGCCGCGGGTATCTCCACGGTCTACCAGGAGGTCAACCTCTGCACCAACCTCACGATTGGCGAGAACGTCATGCTCGGCCACGAGGTCCGCGGCATCGGCGGCGTCAACTGGCGCAAGACGCACGCCCTGGCCCGTGAGGCGCTCGCGCGCATGGGTCTCGGCGACCTCGATCCCCGCGCGCCCCTGTCCTCCATCTCCCTCGCGATGCAGCAGCTCGTCGCGATCAGCCGCGCCATGGTCACCGACTCGAAGGTGCTGATCCTCGACGAGCCGACGTCGAGCCTCGACGCCAACGAGGTCGAGGTGCTCTTCAGCGTCATCCGGCGCCTTCGCGATCAGGGCGTCGCGATCCTCTTCGTCTCCCACTTCCTCGACCAGGTCTACGCGATCAGCGACCGCATCACGGTTCTGCGCAACGGCCGATTCGTCGGCGAGTACCTGACGCGCGACCTCGACCGGACCCAGCTCATCTCCAAGATGATCGGCAAGGACTTCGAATCGCTGCGCGCGCTCGGCTCGAACCGTCAGACCGAGGTCCGCGACCGGACGCAGACGCCGATCTTCGCGGCGGAAGGACTCGGCCGGAAGGGCTCGATCGAGCCCACCGACGTCGAGGTCCACGCGGGCGAGGTCGTCGGCTTCGCGGGTCTTCTCGGCGCGGGCCGGACGGAGCTCGCGCGGCTGATCGCCGGCGCCGACAAGGCCGACTCCGGCTCTGTGGAGGTCCGCGGCAAGAAGGTCGCGCTCAACTCTCCGGTGACCGGGCTCGCTCACGGCATCGCGTACTCGACCGAGAACCGTCGCGAGGACGGCATCGTCGGGGACCTCAGCATCCGCGAGAACATCATGCTGGCCGTTCAGGCTCGGCGCGGCTGGTTCCGCCGCGTGCCGGCGCGCGAGGTCGACCAGCTCGTCTCCACGTACATGGAGCGCTTCAGCGTGCGCCCCAACGACCCGAGCCGTCCTATCCGCCTGCTCTCGGGCGGCAACCAGCAGAAGGTGCTCCTCGGCCGGTGGCTCGCCACCAACCCCGAGCTGCTGCTGCTCGACGAGCCCACCCGCGGAATCGACGTCGGCGCCAAGGCCGACATCCAGGAGACCGTCGCCGAGCTCGCTGAAGGCGGCATGGGCGTCGTGTTCATCTCGTCCGAGCTCGAAGAGGTCGTCCGCCTCTCCGAGCGCATCGTCATCCTCAAGGACCACCAGAAGGTCGGCGAGGTCGTGAACGGCCCGGAGGTGACCGCGGAGAGCATCGTGTCGGTCATCGCGACGGAATCAGGCGCGAAGGCGGAGGCTCAGGCCGATGTCCTCGCCGAGGAGGTCGCCGACGGCGAAGACGGCGTCCGCAACGAAGGGAACGCGTCATGA